Proteins encoded by one window of Salvia splendens isolate huo1 chromosome 7, SspV2, whole genome shotgun sequence:
- the LOC121811322 gene encoding ras-related protein RABA1c, producing the protein MAGYRAEDDYDYLFKVVLIGDSGVGKSNLLSRFTRNEFSLESKSTIGVEFATRSLTVDGKVIKAQIWDTAGQERYRAITSAYYRGAVGALLVYDVTRHSTFESVERWLRELRDHTDPNIVVMLIGNKCDLRHLVAVSTDDGTSFAEKESLYFMETSALDATNVENAFTEVLTQIHRIVSKKSMEAGDDGNAQNVPSKGEQIDVSKGASGVKQGGCCSS; encoded by the exons ATGGCGGGTTACCGGGCAGAAGACGACTATGATTACTTGTTTAAGGTGGTTTTGATTGGGGATTCCGGCGTCGGAAAATCCAACTTGCTTTCTAGGTTTACAAGGAATGAGTTCAGCCTCGAGTCCAAATCGACTATCGGCGTCGAGTTCGCCACCAGAAGTTTGACAGTCGACGGCAAAGTGATCAAGGCTCAGATTTGGGACACTGCGGGTCAGGAGAG GTACCGTGCAATCACCAGTGCATACTATCGCGGTGCTGTTGGTGCTTTGCTTGTGTATGATGTCACTAGGCACTCCACATTTGAAAGCGTCGAGAGGTGGTTAAGAGAGTTGAGGGATCACACTGATCCAAACATAGTTGTCATGCTTATTGGCAACAAATGTGACCTCCGGCATCTGGTGGCAGTCTCAACAGATGACGGGACCTCATTTGCTGAAAAGGAGTCGCTTTACTTTATGGAAACTTCTGCCCTCGATGCTACCAATGTCGAGAATGCATTCACAGAAGTTCTCACGCAAATACACCGCATTGTGAGCAAGAAGAGCATGGAGGCAGGTGACGACGGGAATGCACAGAATGTCCCGTCAAAGGGCGAACAAATCGACGTGAGCAAAGGCGCATCGGGTGTGAAGCAAGGAGGTTGCTGCTCCTCGTAG
- the LOC121810773 gene encoding protein HIGH CHLOROPHYLL FLUORESCENCE PHENOTYPE 173, chloroplastic-like has translation MFGGHKIKLATLATVQYYVGMGNNDTFLVRNEEKARKMLGEDVDLIVGDITKASTLLPEYFKGVKSVINAVSVIVGPKEGDTPDRAKYSQGIKFFEPEIKGDSPEMVEFIGMKNLISAVKESVGLRCGKLVFGFEDNVSRELPWGALDDVVMGGVSASGFEIDPSGGENGRPAGIFRGFVSTANNGGFASIRTKNFSIPEDLSAYDGLELRIKGDGRRYKFMLRTSRDWDTVAYTTGFDSVKDQWQSVRLPFSSLRPIFRARTVSDAQPFNPSEIISFQLMFSKFEYDGKLNPTFVEGPFQLPISTIRAYMKEPITPRFVHVSSAGVTRPDRPGLDLTKQPPAVRMNKELGFILTYKLKGEDLIRESGIPYTIIRPCALTEEPAGADLIFAQGDDITGKISREEVAKVCIAALESPYACDKTFESVIPFSEPYTVDPENPPPEKDYNVYFKTLKDGITGKQSLEQTPVSV, from the exons ATGTTTGGAGGACATAAAATTAAGCTTGCAACTCTAGCAACTGTACAATACTACGTGGGAATGGGCAACAACGATACCTTTTTG GTCAGAAATGAAGAAAAAGCTAGGAAGATGCTTGGTGAAGATGTTGATTTG ATTGTTGGAGATATTACCAAAGCAAGCACATTGCTACCTGAGTACTTCAAAGGAGTAAAGTCGGTGATTAATGCTGTTTCAGTTATTGTTGGCCCAAAAGAAGGTGATACTCCAGACAGGGCCAAATATAGCCAG GGAATCAAGTTCTTCGAACCAGAG ATTAAAGGTGATTCCCCGGAAATGGTTGAGTTCATTGGCATGAAAAATCTGATCAGTGCAGTTAAGGAGTCAGTTGGACTTCGTTGTGGAAAACTAGTATTTGGATTTGAAG ATAATGTATCCAGAGAGCTTCCTTGGGGTGCATTGGATGATGTTGTCATGGGAGGGGTAAGTGCCAGCGGATTTGAGATAGATCCTTCTGGTGGTGAGAATGGTAGACCAGCTGGAATTTTCCGGG GATTCGTTTCTACTGCAAACAACGGAGGTTTTGCCAGTATCCGCACAAAG AATTTCTCCATACCAGAAGATCTCTCTGCATATGATGGTCTTGAGTTGCGCATCAAAGGTGATGGCCGTAGATATAAATTCATGCTACGAACCAGTCGTGATTGGGACACTGTTGCATATACAACTGGCTTTGACTCTGTTAAGGATCAATGGCAATCG GTTCGCTTGCCTTTCTCTTCTTTGAGACCTATATTTCGAGCACGAACTGTGTCTGATGCCCAACCCTTTAATCCTAGTGAAATCATATCATTTCAG CTGATGTTCAGCAAGTTTGAGTATGATGGGAAGTTGAACCCAACTTTTGTTGAAGGTCCATTCCAGCTTCCAATATCAACCATAAGAGCTTACATGAAAGAGCCAATTACTCCCAG GTTTGTGCATGTGAGCTCGGCTGGAGTCACTAGACCCGATAGGCCAGGACTTGATTTAACCAAACAGCCTCCAGCCGTCCGCATGAACAAGGAGTTGGGCTTTATTCTCACATACAAATTGAAG GGGGAAGATCTAATCAGGGAAAGTGGCATTCCATATACAATTATCAGACCCTGTGCATTAACCGAGGAACCTGCCGGAGCTGATCTCATCTTTGCTCAAGGAGATGATATAACA GGGAAGATTTCCAGGGAGGAAGTTGCAAAGGTATGTATTGCTGCACTGGAAAGCCCTTATGCATGTGACAAGACATTTGAG AGCGTGATTCCGTTCAGCGAACCTTACACTGTGGATCCAGAAAATCCTCCTCCTGAAAAGGACTACAATGTGTACTTCAAAACACTGAAAGATGGCATAACAGGGAAACAAAGCTTAGAGCAAACACCTGTTTCCGTCTAA